A genomic window from Lentibacter algarum includes:
- a CDS encoding carboxymuconolactone decarboxylase family protein: MTWQAKLDSTRDQLRGLNKTIPDTTRAFGALGKAVKEGGTLDFKTKEFVALGIAVVKQCDACIALHVETLIKSGASRDEVSDVLAMSIQMGGGPAMMYAAKALECFDELAQ, translated from the coding sequence ATGACTTGGCAAGCCAAACTTGACAGCACCCGCGATCAGCTCCGCGGATTGAATAAAACCATTCCAGACACAACCCGTGCTTTCGGCGCCTTGGGAAAGGCCGTCAAAGAGGGTGGAACGCTCGACTTCAAAACAAAAGAGTTTGTAGCCTTGGGTATCGCCGTTGTGAAACAATGCGATGCTTGTATCGCTCTCCATGTCGAAACATTGATCAAATCGGGCGCAAGCCGCGACGAAGTGAGCGACGTCCTCGCAATGTCCATCCAGATGGGTGGGGGACCAGCCATGATGTATGCCGCCAAAGCGCTTGAGTGCTTTGATGAGCTCGCCCAATAA
- a CDS encoding ABC transporter permease: MFKLEKRPQPSKAFAYLTPILAIIATMIAGGLLFMALGKNPFEAIRTIFWDPLFGEFAFYYRPQLLVKGGPLILIAIGLSLGFRAGIWNIGAEGQYIVGAICGAGVGLAFYPMEAWYIFPLMITAGAFGGWAWAMIPALLKVKFQTNEILVSLMLVYVAEQLLASMSLGLLKNPDGHGFPGSRNLKDYPSAFNDEIITGSGMHWGVLTAFIAVIFAYILLNRHMLGFSIRLTGEAPRAAKFSSVNPTRLILFCLGMSGALAGLAGMFEVSGPAGQISIDFNTGYGFTAIIVAFLGRLHPVGILFAGLLMALTYIGGEIAQANLGLPAAAIQLFQGMLLFFLLAVDLLTNYSIKRVKTEAL, translated from the coding sequence ATGTTTAAACTCGAAAAACGCCCGCAGCCATCCAAGGCTTTTGCTTACCTCACCCCAATACTCGCCATCATCGCTACGATGATCGCAGGCGGCCTACTCTTTATGGCTCTTGGGAAAAACCCTTTTGAGGCCATCCGAACCATCTTCTGGGATCCACTCTTTGGTGAGTTTGCATTTTATTATCGCCCCCAGCTTCTCGTCAAAGGTGGCCCCCTGATCCTGATCGCAATCGGCCTTTCACTGGGCTTTCGAGCGGGGATTTGGAACATTGGCGCAGAAGGCCAGTATATCGTTGGAGCCATCTGTGGTGCAGGCGTGGGCCTTGCGTTTTACCCAATGGAGGCTTGGTATATCTTCCCGCTAATGATAACCGCAGGCGCCTTTGGTGGCTGGGCTTGGGCGATGATTCCTGCGCTCTTAAAAGTAAAGTTTCAAACCAATGAAATTCTTGTTTCGTTGATGCTCGTCTATGTCGCCGAGCAGCTTCTCGCCTCGATGTCACTGGGCTTACTCAAAAACCCAGACGGCCACGGCTTCCCAGGCTCGCGCAACTTGAAAGACTACCCAAGCGCCTTCAACGACGAAATCATCACAGGTTCGGGCATGCACTGGGGTGTCCTGACAGCGTTTATCGCAGTCATTTTCGCCTATATCCTGCTTAATCGTCACATGCTGGGCTTTTCTATCCGCCTGACAGGGGAAGCGCCGCGTGCAGCTAAGTTTTCCTCGGTCAATCCGACGCGCCTGATCCTCTTTTGCCTCGGCATGTCAGGTGCGCTGGCTGGGCTTGCAGGCATGTTCGAAGTCTCGGGGCCTGCGGGACAGATCAGCATTGATTTTAACACAGGCTATGGCTTTACAGCGATCATCGTCGCCTTCCTCGGACGCTTACATCCTGTCGGCATCCTTTTTGCAGGCCTTCTTATGGCTCTCACATATATCGGTGGTGAAATTGCCCAAGCAAATCTTGGGCTCCCAGCAGCAGCAATTCAGCTGTTCCAAGGCATGCTGCTCTTTTTTCTACTCGCCGTCGATTTGCTCACAAATTATAGCATCAAACGCGTAAAGACGGAGGCTTTGTAA
- a CDS encoding FAD-dependent oxidoreductase has protein sequence MHDIIVIGGGIAGTSVAARLAPHAKVLLLEAETALAYHASGRSAALYESNYGLPTTVALSKASSDYFHTANGGYLSPRGLMITARVDEFDAFQKDSETLGLEVISPAEALKMLPILNPEKLAHASYHAAAWDIDTDRMVQDFARELRAHGGEIKLGAPVKSIARNGAGWVLETPLDSYQAKLIVNASGAWVDEIATLAGLAPIGFTPLRRSMARIPAPGGHDVSTWPMFFGVGESWYAKPDAGSLIVSPAEEDPMLPMDAWADDMVLAEGLARYEELVTEPVTRIEANWAGLRTFSPDRALTIGFHTDAPDFFWHAGQGGYGFQTAPAASQLAADLILGQARQLDAKTCAALSPERFAQ, from the coding sequence ATGCACGACATTATCGTTATCGGCGGTGGAATCGCAGGCACATCAGTCGCCGCGCGTCTAGCCCCCCACGCCAAAGTGCTGTTGCTCGAAGCGGAAACAGCACTCGCCTATCATGCCTCTGGCCGCTCTGCCGCGCTATATGAGAGCAACTATGGTCTGCCCACCACGGTCGCTCTCAGCAAAGCGAGCAGTGACTATTTTCATACAGCAAACGGCGGATATCTAAGCCCACGAGGCCTCATGATCACTGCACGCGTTGACGAATTTGACGCCTTCCAAAAAGACAGTGAGACCCTCGGCCTTGAAGTCATAAGCCCGGCTGAAGCTCTCAAAATGCTGCCAATCCTCAACCCCGAAAAACTCGCTCACGCCTCCTATCACGCCGCCGCGTGGGATATTGATACCGACCGCATGGTACAGGATTTTGCTCGTGAGCTGCGCGCACATGGCGGCGAGATCAAACTCGGCGCTCCCGTGAAATCTATTGCACGCAATGGCGCGGGATGGGTCCTTGAAACACCCCTCGACAGCTATCAAGCAAAGCTCATTGTCAATGCATCCGGCGCTTGGGTTGATGAGATCGCCACGCTGGCCGGCCTTGCCCCAATCGGTTTTACCCCCCTTCGTAGGTCGATGGCTCGCATCCCCGCGCCTGGCGGGCACGATGTCTCAACCTGGCCTATGTTCTTTGGCGTTGGCGAAAGTTGGTACGCCAAGCCTGATGCAGGCTCGCTGATTGTATCTCCCGCAGAAGAAGACCCGATGCTGCCCATGGATGCTTGGGCCGACGATATGGTACTTGCAGAAGGTCTGGCCCGATACGAAGAGCTCGTGACAGAACCCGTTACACGGATCGAGGCAAATTGGGCGGGCCTGCGCACCTTCTCACCTGATCGCGCTCTGACGATCGGCTTTCATACCGACGCTCCTGATTTTTTCTGGCACGCTGGTCAGGGAGGCTATGGCTTCCAAACGGCGCCCGCAGCAAGCCAGCTGGCCGCTGATCTGATCCTCGGACAGGCACGCCAGCTTGACGCCAAGACCTGCGCTGCGCTCAGCCCTGAAAGGTTTGCCCAATGA
- a CDS encoding DUF938 domain-containing protein has protein sequence MSTPRDLSAVSGYAEDEGNGRLYSPSAARNIEPIADVLAHHAPKAGQALEIASGTGQHVAIFAGRLPNLVWQPTEIDAARLTSVNAWAEHSGELNILPAIPLNATQKGWGAAHAGQDLITLSNLLHLISKTEAQTLISEAGKALAPQGVFHIYGPFMRDGETTSAGDAEFHAKLQAQDPDVGYKDDWDVIDWIHTSGMDLVQVLEMPSNNISFVATRPF, from the coding sequence ATGAGCACACCTCGCGATCTCTCCGCTGTTTCTGGGTATGCCGAAGATGAAGGCAACGGACGCCTTTACTCCCCGTCTGCCGCACGCAACATCGAGCCCATTGCTGATGTCCTCGCCCACCATGCACCAAAAGCAGGGCAAGCTCTCGAAATCGCCAGCGGCACAGGTCAGCACGTTGCTATTTTTGCGGGGCGCCTCCCCAATCTCGTCTGGCAGCCGACCGAAATCGATGCAGCCCGCTTAACAAGCGTTAATGCTTGGGCTGAGCATTCAGGCGAGCTCAACATTTTGCCCGCCATCCCCCTCAACGCCACTCAAAAAGGCTGGGGAGCCGCACATGCTGGCCAAGACCTAATCACCCTATCAAATCTACTCCACCTGATCAGTAAAACTGAAGCCCAAACGCTGATCTCGGAGGCGGGTAAAGCCTTGGCACCCCAAGGGGTTTTCCATATCTATGGCCCCTTCATGCGCGATGGCGAAACCACATCAGCGGGTGACGCTGAGTTTCACGCAAAACTTCAGGCCCAAGACCCAGATGTAGGCTATAAAGACGATTGGGACGTGATCGACTGGATCCACACCTCGGGTATGGACCTTGTTCAAGTTTTGGAAATGCCGTCAAACAATATTTCCTTCGTCGCAACGCGACCTTTCTGA
- a CDS encoding ABC transporter permease produces MDLSAINPALLIASLLVAATPILLAGIGELVVERAGVLNLGVEGMMITGAICGFMATIITGSPALGFVFAAIGGAALSFLFALLTQYALANQVASGLALTLFGLGLSSLLGQDYVGLKPPSTPKLDIPILSDLPFLGTVLFNHDAIVYLGIALVAAVWATLKYTRVGLVLRAVGENHDAAHALGYKVVRIRVLAIMFGGACAGLGGAYISLIRVPQWTEGMTAGAGWIALALVVFASWKPWRVLLGAWLFGGVTVLQLNLQAAGVAIPVEYLSMSPYIITILVLVIMSADKSRAPASLGRIFHASS; encoded by the coding sequence ATGGACCTGTCTGCAATCAATCCCGCCCTTCTAATCGCATCACTGCTCGTGGCCGCTACACCCATCTTGCTGGCTGGCATAGGCGAGCTCGTTGTCGAGCGCGCGGGCGTACTTAACCTAGGCGTTGAGGGGATGATGATCACTGGAGCGATCTGCGGCTTCATGGCAACAATCATCACAGGCTCACCAGCCTTGGGCTTCGTATTCGCAGCCATTGGTGGCGCAGCACTGTCATTTCTCTTCGCACTTCTCACGCAATATGCCTTGGCCAATCAGGTCGCATCCGGTCTCGCATTGACGCTCTTTGGCCTCGGCCTATCCTCGCTCTTGGGGCAGGACTATGTCGGGCTAAAGCCCCCGTCGACTCCCAAGCTCGACATACCGATCCTTTCGGATTTGCCCTTCTTGGGCACAGTGCTCTTCAACCACGATGCCATCGTTTATCTCGGTATAGCTCTTGTTGCTGCCGTCTGGGCCACACTCAAGTACACCCGCGTTGGCCTTGTGCTGCGTGCTGTCGGAGAAAACCACGATGCCGCACATGCACTTGGCTACAAAGTTGTGCGCATTCGCGTGCTGGCAATCATGTTCGGCGGAGCCTGTGCTGGCCTTGGCGGTGCTTACATCAGCCTCATTCGTGTTCCACAATGGACAGAAGGTATGACAGCGGGCGCAGGCTGGATCGCCCTCGCGTTAGTCGTATTTGCCAGCTGGAAGCCATGGCGCGTTTTGCTCGGTGCTTGGCTTTTCGGCGGCGTGACCGTTTTACAGCTTAATTTACAGGCAGCAGGTGTCGCAATTCCTGTCGAATACTTGTCGATGTCGCCTTATATCATCACAATCCTTGTGCTTGTGATTATGTCCGCTGACAAATCACGCGCACCGGCTTCACTCGGTCGCATCTTCCACGCCTCGAGCTAA
- a CDS encoding dimethylsulfonioproprionate lyase family protein has translation MEHENITQTLLRTVQAAYCGNTDMINFAPFPDDIEPQAVAPLHEHCCDVFLNDTGLRSERYHDLQQAIRNASEVVHWRDTYKGTDISDDFMARFGCYCIIGDDAPFTSKSIRLWMVYMPPHLYYPWHNHPAEEMYMVVSGSAAFRREGCPEEELLEGDTSFHTSNQPHAMETFETPVLCLVAWRDNFHAPPELT, from the coding sequence ATGGAACACGAAAACATCACCCAGACTTTGCTTCGTACGGTGCAAGCAGCCTATTGCGGCAACACCGATATGATCAATTTTGCGCCCTTTCCGGATGACATCGAACCACAGGCCGTTGCACCACTACATGAACACTGTTGTGACGTTTTCTTGAATGACACAGGTCTTCGATCAGAACGGTATCACGACCTTCAACAAGCAATCCGCAACGCAAGCGAAGTTGTTCATTGGCGCGACACCTACAAAGGCACTGATATCAGTGATGACTTCATGGCTCGCTTCGGATGTTACTGTATCATAGGCGATGATGCTCCCTTCACATCAAAGTCCATACGCCTCTGGATGGTCTACATGCCACCGCATCTCTATTACCCATGGCACAACCACCCCGCAGAAGAGATGTATATGGTTGTATCAGGGTCTGCGGCCTTCAGGCGCGAGGGCTGCCCCGAAGAGGAGCTTCTCGAAGGGGACACCTCGTTCCACACAAGCAACCAACCCCATGCCATGGAGACGTTTGAGACGCCCGTCTTGTGCCTCGTGGCATGGCGCGACAATTTCCATGCTCCGCCAGAGTTAACATAA
- a CDS encoding GH25 family lysozyme, protein MATLVLFWVLPMVRLCILFLLLFSSPALAGPRFDDNDPVVFNAPAPHQFPIHGIDAARFQDSINWRKAHKAGVSFAFVKATEGGDLLDPMFASHWRGARRANVPVGAYHFYYFCTPARVQARWFIKNVPKSKGALPPVLDMEWNPFSPSCKLRPPAGQVRRNMSIFMAMLEKHYGQRPIIYTTPVFFKENDLGRLKGEEFWLRSTAKTPAEVYAGQDWHFWQYTSTGVIDGIDGAVDINLFNGSRKDWQNWLKSRAR, encoded by the coding sequence TTGGCAACACTCGTCTTGTTTTGGGTGTTGCCGATGGTGCGTCTGTGTATCCTGTTCTTATTGCTCTTCAGCTCGCCAGCCTTGGCGGGGCCCCGGTTTGACGACAATGACCCCGTCGTCTTCAATGCGCCCGCGCCACACCAATTCCCGATTCACGGCATCGACGCCGCGAGATTTCAAGACAGTATAAACTGGCGCAAAGCCCATAAGGCTGGCGTCAGCTTCGCCTTTGTTAAAGCCACAGAAGGTGGTGATTTGCTGGACCCTATGTTCGCGTCTCACTGGCGCGGTGCACGGCGCGCAAATGTCCCCGTCGGCGCCTACCACTTCTACTACTTTTGTACGCCGGCCCGCGTGCAGGCCCGTTGGTTCATCAAAAATGTGCCCAAGTCCAAGGGCGCACTGCCGCCCGTCCTTGATATGGAATGGAATCCGTTCTCTCCAAGCTGCAAACTGCGCCCACCAGCGGGGCAAGTCCGTCGCAACATGAGTATATTCATGGCGATGCTCGAAAAGCATTACGGCCAGCGTCCCATAATTTACACGACACCTGTTTTCTTCAAAGAAAACGACCTTGGCCGCCTCAAAGGAGAAGAGTTCTGGCTGCGTTCTACGGCCAAAACACCCGCAGAAGTCTACGCCGGACAAGATTGGCACTTCTGGCAATACACCAGCACAGGTGTCATCGACGGTATAGACGGCGCAGTGGATATCAATCTGTTCAATGGATCACGGAAAGATTGGCAGAACTGGCTCAAAAGTCGCGCCCGCTAA
- a CDS encoding ABC transporter ATP-binding protein, producing the protein MTGTLLKIEGLTKAYPGVVANDSVSFEIKYGEVHALLGENGAGKSTLVKMIYGLVKPDSGTMLMNGAPFAPPEPRAARASGVAMVFQHFSLFDALNVAENIALGMEQPPAMRDLAEKIRTVSEDYGLPLDPYKTVGDLSAGERQRVEIIRCLLQDPKLLIMDEPTSVLTPQEVEILFETLRKLTAEGVAILYISHKLEEIRALCDAATILRLGKNVGTCIPAETSARDMAELMVGTELQTPKSAGAALGDVVLDISGLSIPSPSAFGTPLRNIHLRLRSGEVLGIGGVAGNGQDELLLALSGEIRTAHDAVKLKGEPIGQLAPNARRMRGLLTAPEERLGHAAAPNMSLTENALLTGNTRRGLSSRGFLKWAKARSFAEEIIEKFDVRTPGPDNAARSLSGGNLQKFVIGREVLQDPDVLIVNQPTWGVDASAAASIRQAILDLAAGGTAVIVISQDLDELMEVADNFAALNEGRLTETRPTQGLTIDEIGLMMGGAHGMEVAHV; encoded by the coding sequence GTGACAGGGACATTGCTTAAGATAGAGGGCCTCACCAAGGCCTACCCCGGTGTCGTGGCAAACGACAGTGTTTCTTTTGAGATAAAATACGGCGAAGTACATGCTTTGCTTGGAGAAAATGGCGCTGGCAAGTCGACACTCGTCAAAATGATCTACGGCCTCGTAAAGCCCGACAGTGGCACAATGCTGATGAATGGCGCGCCCTTCGCACCCCCCGAACCCCGCGCCGCCCGCGCCTCAGGCGTGGCCATGGTGTTTCAACATTTCTCGCTCTTTGACGCCTTGAATGTCGCCGAAAACATTGCGCTTGGAATGGAGCAACCACCAGCGATGCGTGATCTGGCCGAGAAAATCCGCACCGTCTCGGAAGACTACGGCCTCCCGCTTGACCCCTATAAAACCGTTGGAGACCTCTCAGCAGGCGAGCGGCAACGCGTTGAGATCATTAGATGTTTGCTACAAGACCCTAAGCTCTTGATCATGGATGAGCCTACCTCGGTTCTCACGCCGCAGGAGGTTGAAATCCTCTTTGAAACCCTGCGCAAACTCACAGCCGAGGGAGTGGCGATCCTTTATATCTCTCACAAACTCGAAGAAATTCGCGCCCTATGCGACGCCGCCACAATCCTGCGGCTTGGCAAAAATGTCGGAACCTGCATCCCCGCCGAAACCAGTGCCCGCGATATGGCCGAGCTCATGGTCGGAACAGAACTCCAGACCCCTAAAAGCGCAGGCGCTGCACTTGGCGATGTAGTCCTTGATATATCAGGACTTTCCATACCCTCGCCGAGCGCCTTCGGGACGCCCTTGCGCAACATTCACCTGCGTCTGCGATCAGGAGAAGTGCTCGGCATTGGCGGTGTAGCTGGCAACGGTCAAGACGAACTCCTGCTGGCACTGTCAGGAGAGATACGGACAGCCCATGACGCCGTTAAGCTCAAGGGCGAACCCATAGGGCAGTTGGCCCCCAATGCCCGCCGCATGCGCGGGCTTCTTACTGCCCCAGAAGAACGCCTAGGCCATGCCGCCGCTCCCAACATGAGCCTGACAGAAAACGCCCTCCTTACTGGCAACACACGCCGCGGGCTGTCAAGTCGTGGCTTCCTGAAGTGGGCCAAAGCTCGCAGTTTTGCTGAGGAAATCATCGAAAAATTTGATGTCCGCACCCCTGGCCCAGACAATGCTGCACGCTCGCTTTCTGGCGGCAATTTGCAGAAATTTGTGATAGGGCGTGAGGTCTTGCAAGACCCCGATGTGCTGATCGTCAACCAGCCCACATGGGGCGTTGATGCCTCCGCCGCTGCGAGTATCCGCCAAGCGATCCTTGATCTGGCAGCGGGCGGCACGGCCGTCATTGTCATCAGCCAAGACCTCGACGAACTGATGGAAGTAGCCGATAATTTTGCTGCCCTCAACGAGGGCCGCCTCACAGAAACCCGCCCAACCCAAGGCCTTACCATCGATGAAATCGGCCTCATGATGGGCGGGGCCCACGGAATGGAGGTGGCCCATGTTTAA
- a CDS encoding BMP family ABC transporter substrate-binding protein yields MKLTHLLATAAVALGMATSAFAEDKTKVGFVYVGPVGDGGWTYEHNKGRLAVEAEFGDKVETVFVESVPEGADAERVMTQMALQGADLIFTTSFGYMDPTINVAKKFPDVKFEHATGYKTAENVSVYSARFYEGRAIQGHIAGNMTESNIIGYIGSFPIPEVIRGINSAFIHARKVNPDVEFKIVWAYTWFDPAKEADAAKVLIEQGADVILQHTDSTAPLAAAAAAGNVVGFGQASDMAEFKDGPRVSSIIDDWAPYYIARTKAVMDGTWETMSTWDGIGAGMVGIGEITDKVPANVKAEALAMKAALADGSYHAFTGPINKQDGSAWLAEGETADDGTLAGMNFYVEGIEGEIPQ; encoded by the coding sequence ATGAAACTTACTCACCTTCTCGCCACAGCTGCCGTGGCGCTCGGCATGGCCACAAGTGCCTTCGCTGAAGACAAAACCAAAGTCGGCTTTGTCTATGTTGGCCCCGTCGGCGACGGCGGCTGGACCTATGAGCATAACAAAGGCCGCCTCGCTGTCGAAGCGGAGTTCGGCGATAAAGTCGAAACCGTTTTCGTTGAAAGCGTCCCAGAGGGCGCAGACGCCGAGCGTGTGATGACACAAATGGCCCTGCAAGGCGCCGATCTGATTTTCACAACGTCTTTTGGCTACATGGATCCAACGATCAATGTCGCGAAGAAATTCCCTGACGTGAAATTTGAGCATGCAACAGGCTACAAAACTGCCGAAAACGTCTCTGTTTACTCGGCACGCTTCTATGAAGGTCGTGCAATTCAGGGCCACATCGCTGGCAACATGACGGAAAGCAACATCATCGGCTACATCGGTTCGTTCCCGATCCCCGAAGTTATCCGCGGCATCAACTCAGCCTTCATTCACGCGCGCAAAGTAAACCCTGACGTGGAGTTCAAAATTGTTTGGGCCTACACATGGTTTGACCCGGCCAAAGAAGCAGATGCCGCCAAAGTTCTGATCGAACAAGGCGCAGATGTGATCCTTCAACACACCGACTCAACAGCACCACTCGCAGCCGCAGCTGCAGCTGGCAATGTTGTTGGCTTCGGTCAAGCGTCTGACATGGCTGAGTTTAAGGATGGCCCACGCGTTTCATCAATCATCGATGATTGGGCGCCCTACTACATCGCGCGCACAAAAGCCGTGATGGACGGAACATGGGAAACAATGAGCACATGGGACGGCATCGGCGCTGGCATGGTTGGAATTGGTGAAATCACAGACAAAGTACCAGCCAATGTAAAAGCCGAAGCGCTTGCCATGAAAGCCGCTCTCGCAGATGGCAGCTACCACGCGTTCACTGGCCCGATCAACAAACAGGACGGTTCTGCTTGGCTCGCCGAAGGTGAGACAGCTGACGATGGAACGCTTGCAGGTATGAACTTCTACGTTGAAGGCATCGAAGGCGAAATTCCACAATAA